A genomic region of Zalophus californianus isolate mZalCal1 chromosome 11, mZalCal1.pri.v2, whole genome shotgun sequence contains the following coding sequences:
- the RNF26 gene encoding E3 ubiquitin-protein ligase RNF26: MEAVYMIVNGVGLVLDLLTLVLDLNFLLVSSLLASLAWLLAFIYNLPHTVLTSLLHLGRGVLLSLLALIEALVRFTFGGLQALCTLLYSCCSGLESLKLLGHLASHGALRSREILHRGVLNVVSSGHALLRQACDICAIAMSLVAYVINSLVNICLIGTQNLFSLMLALWDAVMGPLWRLTDIVAAFLAHISSSAVAMAILLWTPCQLALELLASAARLLTSFVLVNVTGLVLLACVLAVMVTVLHPDLTLSLATRALSQLCAWPSYHRLREDVVRLSRLALDLEAWRRVWSRSLQLATWPNRGGAPGAPQGGPRRVPSARTWRQDTLPEAGPRSEAGEEEEVGMARATPARGRERLNEEESVAGQDPWKLLKEQEERKKCVICQDQSKTVLLLPCRHLCLCQACTEILMRHPIYHRNCPLCRRGILQTLNVYL; this comes from the coding sequence ATGGAGGCTGTGTACATGATAGTGAATGGGGTGGGCCTTGTGCTGGACCTGCTGACCTTGGTGTTGGACCTCAACTTCCTGCTGGTGTCCTCCCTTCTGGCTTCCCTGGCCTGGCTCCTGGCCTTCATCTACAACCTGCCACACACGGTACTGACTAGTCTTTTGCACTTGGGCCGCGGAGTCCTGCTTTCATTGCTGGCCTTGATCGAAGCCTTGGTCCGGTTCACCTTTGGGGGCCTGCAGGCCTTGTGTACCTTGCTGTACAGCTGCTGCTCTGGCCTGGAGAGCTTAaagctcctggggcacctggcgtCTCACGGGGCACTGAGGAGCCGGGAGATACTGCACCGGGGTGTTCTCAATGTGGTCTCCAGTGGCCATGCTTTGCTGCGCCAGGCCTGTGACATCTGTGCCATTGCCATGAGCCTGGTGGCCTACGTGATCAACAGCCTGGTCAACATCTGCCTCATTGGCACTCAGAACCTTTTCTCCCTGATGCTGGCGCTGTGGGATGCAGTAATGGGGCCACTGTGGAGGCTGACGGACATTGTAGCTGCCTTCCTAGCCCACATTTCCAGCAGCGCTGTGGCCATGGCCATCCTCCTCTGGACCCCCTGCCAGCTAGCACTGGAGCTCCTAGCATCAGCTGCCCGCCTCCTGACCAGCTTCGTGCTTGTCAACGTCACCGGCCTGGTGCTGCTGGCTTGCGTGCTGGCAGTGATGGTGACTGTGCTGCACCCGGACCTCACCCTGAGCCTGGCCACCCGGGCGCTCAGTCAGCTCTGTGCCTGGCCATCCTACCACCGGCTCCGAGAGGATGTCGTGCGGCTGTCTCGCCTAGCCCTGGACTTGGAGGCCTGGCGCCGGGTCTGGAGCCGCAGCCTGCAGCTGGCCACGTGGCCGAAccggggaggggctcctggggccCCTCAGGGCGGCCCGAGGAGGGTGCCTTCAGCCAGGACCTGGCGACAGGACACTCTTCCCGAAGCAGGGCCCAGAtcagaggcaggagaggaggaagaggtcGGGATGGCCAGAGCAACACCTGCCCGTGGCCGGGAGAGGCTCAATGAGGAGGAGTCTGTAGCTGGGCAAGACCCCTGGAAGTTGCTCAAGGAGCAAGAGGAGCGGAAGAAGTGTGTCATCTGCCAGGACCAGAGCAAGACAGTGCTGCTTCTGCCCTGTCGGCACCTGTGCCTGTGCCAGGCTTGCACTGAAATCCTCATGCGCCACCCCATCTACCACCGCAACTGCCCGCTCTGCCGCCGGGGCATTCTGCAGACCCTCAACGTCTACCTCTGA
- the C1QTNF5 gene encoding complement C1q tumor necrosis factor-related protein 5, with translation MRPLVALLLLGLAAGSPPLDDNKIPSLCPGHPGLPGTPGHHGSQGLPGRDGRDGRDGAPGAPGEKGEGGSPGLPGPRGEPGPRGEAGPVGASGPAGECSVPPRSAFSAKRSESRVPPPSDAPLPFDRVLVNEQGHYDATTGKFTCQVPGVYYFAVHATVYRASLQFDLVKNGESIASFFQFFGGWPKPASLSGGAMVRLEPEDQVWVQVGVGDYIGIYASIKTDSTFSGFLVYSDWHNSPVFA, from the exons ATGAGGCCGCTCGTCGCCCTGCTGCTCCTGGGCCTGGCGGCTGGCTCGCCCCCGCTGGACGACAACAAGATCCCCAGCCTGTGCCCGGGGCACCCCGGCCTTCCCGGCACGCCGGGCCACCACGGCAGCCAGGGCCTGCCCGGCCGCGACGGCCGCGACGGCCGCGACGGCGCGCCCGGGGCTCCGGGAGAGAAAGGCGAGGGCGGGAGTCCGG GGCTGCCGGGGCCCCGGGGGGAGCCCGGGCCGCGAGGAGAGGCGGGACCCGTGGGAGCCAGCGGGCCTGCGGGCGAGTGCTCGGTGCCTCCGCGCTCCGCCTTCAGCGCCAAGCGCTCCGAGAGCCGCGTGCCTCCGCCATCCGACGCGCCCCTACCCTTCGACCGCGTGCTGGTGAACGAGCAGGGACATTACGACGCCACCACCGGCAAGTTCACCTGCCAGGTGCCCGGGGTCTACTACTTCGCGGTCCACGCCACCGTCTACCGGGCTAGCCTGCAGTTCGATCTGGTGAAGAATGGCGAGTCCATCGCctctttcttccagttttttgGGGGCTGGCCCAAACCAGCCTCTCTCTCTGGGGGCGCCATGGTGAGGCTGGAGCCAGAGGACCAGGTGTGGGTGCAGGTGGGCGTGGGCGATTACATTGGCATTTATGCCAGCATCAAGACAGACAGCACCTTCTCGGGATTTCTGGTGTATTCTGACTGGCACAACTCCCCTGTCTTTGCTTGA